A DNA window from Actinokineospora baliensis contains the following coding sequences:
- a CDS encoding type 2 lanthipeptide synthetase LanM family protein produces MRQAAEPSTRRSADLFAPDWWRPAAPEQAQRPLWVVVVEAAARAVSPAAVPDDWRRAFALPLFPLVEAARRGVAIKCGRDVDVESVGTGFADWLANHLVRLASRAMVEAMHDRRERLAGGTGGERFADFVRDLCTPQGFAALFSTYPGLGHLLVRTTGAVEAAAVEVLTRFAGDRQDIVRDLLGGTDPGPVTRLRPRLGDPHLGGRAVARLEFADGRAVIYRPRGVMALAALGRFTDLLNDHVPELGLRSLATVGRADYGWVEHVSAAPLPDLAAADRFYRRQGAQLALLHLLHATDMHHQNVIACADQPVLVDVETLLHPTLALPDTGCPAAVTLADSVQRTALLPTMTVGADGAIDISGIGAGRGGFWPGTVVDWADPGTDAMRPVRRREEFTGGDNRPRLGADALDPLAHEPALIAGFRLAYDAVLRHRADYVRLLTECADLPVRVVPRPTQAYVALLAEATAPDALRRSRDWAFTAPGLNPAEKAELIAGDVPLFTCRAGGTALEAGDGTVIDGVVARSGLDSALDKVAAMNETDRRDQAWIISATLATRGGGAAHGQAPAGGPLSGTAADPERLLVAACGLGDQLIASSHTGQGRVNWLGLELVDDRQWLVLPMGASLGSGYLGVALFLAQLGHTSGISRYREVAAEAITGVPRLFDTLADAPGLVTAIGGGAQQGLGGIAYALARLARLLDDNDVRDWAAHAVGLTAHAATPGDPHGWDTGTAGCLAAMLAVHTELGLPEAARVGATRAATLQRYLAVVDEPQGVGFADGAAGMALALTRYANWVPPGETADAAAEAARHVLTTAAAPASGDPGWCAGAAGIAVGVAAAGAGCDVLGTLRDTARPVPHDLGLCHGESGVVEALLVLTSAGLCPRPVLRARTALLLDALERHGPVCATPGGVTTPGLLRGVAGVGYGLLRSAFADRVPSVLSLEPAAAGSAN; encoded by the coding sequence ATGAGACAGGCGGCCGAACCGAGCACCCGCCGGTCGGCGGACCTGTTCGCGCCGGACTGGTGGCGGCCCGCGGCACCGGAGCAGGCGCAACGACCACTGTGGGTGGTCGTCGTGGAGGCGGCCGCGCGGGCGGTCAGCCCCGCCGCGGTGCCCGACGACTGGCGCCGCGCGTTCGCGTTGCCGCTGTTCCCCCTGGTCGAGGCGGCCCGCAGAGGGGTCGCGATCAAGTGCGGCCGCGACGTCGACGTGGAGTCCGTGGGCACCGGGTTCGCCGACTGGTTGGCCAACCACCTGGTCCGGTTGGCGTCGCGGGCCATGGTCGAGGCCATGCACGACCGGCGCGAGCGGCTCGCGGGCGGGACGGGCGGGGAGCGCTTCGCCGACTTCGTGCGCGACCTGTGCACCCCGCAGGGGTTCGCCGCACTGTTCAGCACCTACCCCGGGCTGGGGCACCTGCTGGTGCGGACCACCGGCGCCGTCGAGGCCGCCGCGGTCGAGGTGCTCACCCGCTTCGCTGGCGATCGCCAGGACATCGTGCGCGACCTGCTCGGCGGAACCGACCCCGGTCCGGTCACCAGACTGCGGCCCCGCCTGGGTGATCCGCACCTAGGTGGTCGGGCGGTGGCGAGGCTCGAGTTCGCCGACGGCCGGGCCGTGATCTACCGGCCGCGCGGGGTCATGGCGCTCGCCGCGCTGGGGCGGTTCACCGACCTGCTCAACGACCACGTGCCCGAACTGGGGCTGCGGTCGCTGGCCACGGTCGGCCGCGCGGACTACGGCTGGGTGGAGCACGTCAGCGCCGCTCCCCTGCCCGACCTCGCCGCCGCGGACCGGTTCTACCGCAGGCAGGGCGCCCAACTGGCGCTGCTGCACCTGCTGCACGCCACCGACATGCACCACCAGAACGTGATCGCCTGCGCCGACCAGCCGGTCCTGGTGGACGTGGAGACGCTGCTGCACCCGACGCTCGCGCTGCCCGACACCGGGTGCCCGGCCGCGGTGACGCTGGCCGACTCGGTGCAGCGGACGGCGCTGCTGCCCACGATGACCGTCGGCGCGGACGGGGCGATCGACATCTCCGGGATCGGCGCCGGTCGCGGCGGTTTCTGGCCGGGCACGGTCGTCGACTGGGCCGACCCGGGCACCGACGCGATGCGGCCGGTGCGGCGGCGCGAGGAGTTCACCGGTGGCGACAACCGGCCACGCCTGGGCGCGGACGCCCTGGACCCGCTGGCGCACGAGCCAGCTCTGATCGCCGGGTTCCGGCTCGCCTACGACGCCGTGCTGCGCCACCGCGCGGACTACGTGCGGCTGCTCACTGAGTGCGCCGACCTGCCCGTCCGGGTCGTGCCGCGGCCCACCCAGGCCTACGTCGCGCTGCTCGCCGAGGCCACCGCTCCGGACGCGCTGCGCCGTTCCCGCGATTGGGCGTTCACCGCGCCGGGCCTCAACCCCGCCGAGAAGGCCGAACTCATCGCGGGCGACGTGCCGCTGTTCACCTGCCGCGCGGGCGGCACCGCCCTGGAGGCGGGCGACGGCACGGTGATCGACGGGGTCGTCGCGCGGTCTGGCCTGGACAGCGCGCTGGACAAGGTCGCGGCGATGAACGAGACCGACCGCCGCGACCAGGCGTGGATCATCTCCGCGACCCTGGCCACGCGCGGCGGCGGCGCCGCGCACGGGCAGGCACCGGCCGGGGGCCCGCTGTCGGGCACAGCGGCCGACCCGGAACGCCTCCTGGTCGCCGCCTGCGGCTTGGGCGACCAACTGATCGCGTCGAGCCACACCGGCCAGGGCCGGGTCAACTGGCTGGGGCTCGAACTCGTCGACGACCGCCAGTGGTTGGTGCTGCCGATGGGGGCTTCCCTTGGCAGCGGCTACCTCGGCGTGGCGCTGTTCCTGGCGCAACTGGGGCACACCAGCGGGATCTCCCGCTACCGGGAGGTCGCCGCCGAGGCGATCACCGGGGTGCCCCGGCTGTTCGACACCCTCGCGGACGCCCCGGGGCTGGTCACAGCCATCGGGGGCGGCGCCCAGCAGGGGCTTGGCGGCATCGCCTACGCCCTGGCGCGGCTGGCGCGCCTGCTCGACGACAACGACGTCCGAGACTGGGCGGCGCACGCGGTCGGGTTGACCGCGCACGCCGCCACCCCGGGCGACCCGCACGGCTGGGACACCGGCACCGCGGGTTGCCTGGCCGCCATGCTCGCCGTGCACACCGAACTGGGACTGCCGGAGGCGGCGCGGGTAGGGGCAACCCGCGCCGCCACGCTCCAGCGGTACCTGGCGGTGGTCGACGAACCCCAGGGCGTGGGGTTCGCCGACGGTGCGGCGGGCATGGCGTTGGCCTTGACCCGGTACGCGAACTGGGTCCCACCAGGGGAAACGGCCGACGCGGCGGCCGAGGCGGCACGGCACGTGCTGACCACGGCCGCCGCGCCAGCCAGCGGGGACCCCGGGTGGTGCGCCGGAGCGGCCGGAATCGCGGTGGGGGTCGCGGCCGCCGGAGCGGGGTGTGATGTGCTTGGCACACTGCGGGACACGGCAAGGCCCGTGCCACACGACCTCGGTCTGTGCCACGGCGAGTCCGGGGTGGTCGAAGCGCTGCTGGTGCTCACCTCGGCCGGGCTGTGTCCGCGACCCGTCCTGCGGGCCCGCACCGCCCTGCTGCTCGACGCGCTCGAGCGGCACGGGCCGGTGTGCGCCACGCCGGGCGGGGTCACCACACCGGGCCTGCTGCGTGGGGTCGCCGGGGTGGGGTACGGGCTGCTGCGGTCGGCGTTCGCCGACCGGGTGCCCTCGGTGCTGTCGCTGGAACCGGCGGCGGCGGGTAGTGCCAACTGA
- a CDS encoding response regulator transcription factor yields the protein MARLLVVDDDADVRDLVVGWLRVDGHDIVDVGSGALAMGEVDSGGLPHLLVFDVLMPGMDGIALLGLLRQRDVDLPAIALTVLWSSADMARVRAAGAVYVPKPSSGGELRAVVRRLLGGRAALPGGRR from the coding sequence GTGGCCCGGCTGTTGGTGGTCGACGACGACGCGGACGTGCGCGACCTGGTCGTCGGCTGGCTGCGCGTCGACGGCCACGACATCGTCGACGTAGGCAGCGGCGCACTGGCCATGGGCGAGGTCGACTCCGGTGGCCTGCCGCACCTGCTGGTGTTCGACGTCCTGATGCCGGGCATGGACGGGATCGCGTTGCTCGGCCTGCTCCGCCAACGCGATGTCGACCTGCCCGCCATCGCGCTGACCGTGCTCTGGTCCAGCGCCGACATGGCCAGGGTCCGCGCGGCGGGCGCGGTGTACGTGCCCAAGCCCTCCAGCGGCGGTGAACTCCGAGCGGTGGTCCGGCGCCTGCTCGGCGGCCGGGCCGCGCTCCCGGGCGGCAGACGATGA
- a CDS encoding ATP-binding protein: MTVAASLARTAGFAALFVLATVAGRMTVLDATSLSLVWPAAGVAVLWFCAQRESPAMWVDVLSLAVITVFVNTATGATFAQAAVFVVSNLLQVWVFVALVVRWRPDLWTLGPAGGLRRLRDLWVMLVGAFAAAATGAAVGPTAMWLITGRYSVITTAVWMARNIAGVLLVGIIGLCLARVAVRSTRSAAPSTWRKVEYLAVSVCSVLAYVVAFGRDESLPVAATLISLTVWAASRLSTTYVALHTGAVATIAVLFTLHGQGPFAVVPAHAGRALLVQLFVVIVVVVGLALALGRDEREQLLAELAEEKEQAARRAQLTRAIIDSMADGVSVVDSTGRVSLRNPAAVHLLGGRISPGEVALNSAHYGVFHLDGTPLSAEELPYLRVLAGESVDDLDLLVRNDGVPDGRVVQVRATAVPEPDGGRSAVLVYHDVTAERRQRDELASFAGVVAHDLLNPLSAVDGWSDAAHEALRDAPTAPAVEQARSALVRVLRASSRMRGLINDLLAYTTARDGSIAPVAVDLTAVVADIAAARTDAAVAAVEPVPLFGYGALEPLQADRVLLRQLLDNLIGNAIKYTAPDVVPEITLTTTRRGGEVTLSVTDNGIGIPAGQHERIFGSFHRAHVDTGYTGTGLGLAICKRIVERHGGTITAADNPAGGSRFTLTLPAALDLDYAPPAQRAGDASQVPGR, translated from the coding sequence ATGACAGTGGCCGCATCGCTGGCGCGCACCGCGGGCTTCGCCGCGCTGTTCGTCTTGGCGACGGTGGCCGGGCGGATGACCGTGCTGGACGCCACGAGCCTGAGCCTCGTATGGCCCGCGGCCGGTGTGGCGGTGCTGTGGTTCTGCGCCCAACGCGAGTCGCCCGCCATGTGGGTCGACGTGCTCTCGCTGGCCGTGATCACCGTGTTCGTCAACACCGCCACCGGGGCAACCTTCGCGCAGGCTGCCGTGTTCGTGGTGTCCAACCTCCTGCAGGTCTGGGTGTTCGTCGCCCTCGTCGTGCGCTGGCGGCCGGACCTGTGGACCCTAGGCCCGGCAGGCGGCCTCCGGCGCCTGCGAGACCTGTGGGTGATGCTGGTCGGGGCCTTCGCCGCCGCCGCGACCGGCGCCGCGGTGGGGCCGACGGCGATGTGGTTGATCACCGGCCGCTACTCGGTGATCACCACCGCGGTGTGGATGGCCCGCAACATCGCGGGCGTGCTGCTCGTCGGCATCATCGGCCTGTGCCTGGCCAGGGTCGCCGTGCGCAGCACCCGCTCCGCGGCGCCCAGCACCTGGCGCAAGGTCGAGTACCTCGCCGTGTCGGTCTGCTCGGTGCTGGCCTACGTCGTCGCGTTCGGCCGGGACGAGAGCCTGCCGGTGGCGGCGACGCTGATCTCGCTCACCGTCTGGGCCGCGTCCCGCCTGTCGACCACCTACGTCGCGCTGCACACCGGTGCCGTCGCCACTATCGCCGTCCTGTTCACTCTGCACGGCCAAGGCCCGTTCGCCGTGGTCCCCGCGCACGCCGGTCGCGCGCTGCTGGTGCAGCTGTTCGTGGTCATCGTCGTCGTGGTCGGCCTCGCGCTGGCCCTGGGCCGCGACGAACGGGAACAGCTGCTCGCCGAACTGGCAGAGGAGAAGGAACAGGCCGCGCGCCGGGCGCAGCTGACCCGCGCCATCATCGACTCCATGGCCGACGGCGTGTCGGTCGTCGACTCGACGGGCCGGGTGAGCCTGCGCAACCCCGCCGCGGTCCACCTGCTCGGCGGCCGGATCAGCCCCGGCGAGGTCGCGCTCAACAGCGCGCACTACGGCGTGTTCCACCTGGACGGGACTCCGCTGTCAGCCGAGGAACTGCCGTACCTGCGGGTACTCGCGGGCGAGTCGGTCGACGACCTGGACCTGCTCGTCCGCAACGACGGCGTCCCCGACGGCCGGGTCGTGCAGGTCAGGGCCACCGCGGTACCCGAACCCGACGGCGGCCGCAGCGCCGTACTGGTCTACCACGACGTCACCGCCGAGCGCCGCCAACGCGACGAGCTGGCCTCCTTCGCGGGCGTCGTCGCGCACGACCTGCTCAACCCGCTCAGCGCCGTCGACGGCTGGAGCGACGCCGCCCACGAAGCACTGCGCGACGCCCCGACCGCCCCGGCCGTCGAGCAGGCCCGCTCCGCGCTGGTCCGCGTCCTGCGCGCGTCGAGCCGGATGCGCGGGCTGATCAACGACCTCCTCGCGTACACGACCGCCCGCGACGGCTCGATCGCGCCGGTTGCGGTCGACCTCACCGCCGTGGTCGCCGACATCGCCGCCGCCCGCACCGACGCCGCCGTGGCCGCCGTCGAACCGGTGCCGCTGTTCGGCTACGGCGCCCTGGAGCCACTGCAGGCCGACCGGGTCCTGCTGCGCCAACTGCTCGACAACCTCATCGGCAACGCCATCAAGTACACAGCCCCGGACGTCGTCCCCGAGATCACCCTCACCACAACCCGCCGCGGCGGCGAGGTGACCCTATCCGTCACCGACAACGGCATCGGCATCCCCGCAGGGCAACACGAACGCATCTTCGGCTCCTTCCACCGAGCCCACGTCGACACCGGCTACACCGGCACCGGCCTGGGCCTGGCCATCTGCAAACGCATCGTCGAACGCCACGGCGGCACCATCACCGCGGCCGACAACCCGGCGGGCGGATCGCGATTCACGCTCACCTTGCCCGCAGCACTCGACCTCGACTACGCACCCCCGGCGCAACGCGCAGGCGATGCCTCCCAGGTACCGGGCCGCTGA